From a single Williamwhitmania taraxaci genomic region:
- the murD gene encoding UDP-N-acetylmuramoyl-L-alanine--D-glutamate ligase, translated as MKLVVLGAGESGAGTAVLAKLKGFEVFVSDFGPIKKEYKDLLNAHGITWEEQQHSQEIILAADEVVKSPGIPDKVPIVKALKAKHIPVISEIEFAGRYCKATTICITGSNGKTTTTSLIYHMLKSAGLNVGLAGNIGQSFALQVALENYDYYVIELSSFQLDGMYEFKADIAILMNITPDHLDRYEYIMENYSRSKFRVVQNMGKGDSFLYCADDPETLKYLPEYQNEAEYLPFSLNGPVENGAYSDGTSLHVKYNNSEFSMNIEELALKGKHNVYNSMAAAVAGHVLHLRKEFIRDSLANFQGVEHRLEPVVKVRGITFINDSKATNINSSWYALESMTTPVVWIVGGVDKGNDYNELMELVKQKVRAIVCLGVDNAKIHAAFDGVIATIVDAKSAEEAVKRSYELAEKGDTVLLSPACASFDLFENYEDRGLQFKEAARKL; from the coding sequence ATGAAGCTGGTTGTGTTAGGAGCAGGGGAGAGCGGAGCTGGTACCGCAGTGCTTGCAAAACTTAAGGGTTTTGAGGTTTTTGTTTCCGATTTTGGACCAATAAAAAAGGAATACAAAGATTTGCTGAACGCTCATGGAATTACTTGGGAGGAGCAACAGCATTCGCAAGAAATTATTCTTGCCGCCGACGAGGTGGTGAAGAGTCCCGGCATTCCTGATAAAGTTCCTATTGTTAAGGCTCTTAAAGCAAAACATATTCCTGTAATCTCTGAGATTGAGTTTGCTGGCAGGTATTGCAAGGCTACAACGATTTGTATTACTGGCAGTAACGGTAAGACTACAACTACAAGTCTAATATACCATATGCTGAAGTCGGCAGGACTCAACGTAGGCTTGGCTGGGAATATTGGTCAAAGCTTTGCTCTGCAGGTTGCGTTGGAGAATTATGATTACTACGTTATTGAACTCAGCAGCTTTCAACTCGATGGCATGTATGAGTTTAAGGCCGATATCGCAATTCTGATGAACATTACCCCCGATCATCTCGATCGGTATGAATATATCATGGAGAATTACTCCCGTTCGAAGTTTAGGGTGGTGCAGAATATGGGGAAGGGCGACTCCTTTCTATACTGTGCCGACGATCCCGAGACGTTGAAGTACTTACCCGAATATCAAAACGAAGCCGAATATCTGCCATTTTCCCTTAACGGGCCGGTAGAAAATGGAGCCTATAGTGATGGAACATCGTTGCATGTAAAATATAACAACTCTGAATTCAGTATGAATATTGAAGAGCTGGCATTAAAAGGTAAGCATAACGTTTACAACTCCATGGCTGCTGCTGTTGCCGGCCATGTTTTGCACCTTAGAAAAGAGTTTATTCGCGATAGTCTCGCCAACTTCCAAGGGGTAGAGCATCGCCTCGAGCCGGTGGTTAAGGTGCGAGGTATTACCTTTATTAACGATTCCAAGGCTACGAATATCAATTCGTCTTGGTATGCCCTCGAAAGTATGACCACACCAGTTGTGTGGATTGTTGGAGGTGTTGATAAGGGCAACGACTATAATGAACTGATGGAATTGGTGAAGCAAAAGGTGAGGGCAATCGTTTGCCTTGGTGTGGACAATGCCAAGATTCATGCTGCTTTTGATGGTGTTATCGCCACTATTGTCGATGCAAAGTCGGCCGAGGAGGCGGTGAAGCGGTCGTATGAACTTGCGGAAAAGGGCGATACTGTGCTCCTTTCGCCTGCTTGCGCTAGCTTCGATTTGTTTGAGAATTATGAAGACCGGGGCCTCCAGTTTAAGGAAGCTGCTCGGAAACTATAA
- a CDS encoding 1-acyl-sn-glycerol-3-phosphate acyltransferase, with amino-acid sequence MGQTENTDSVAKDASANFIDVEGLIAKKSPKLLKMLPKWLIRYLKRIVHQDDLNGMIRRLGHLQDIEFVNACLADMGISYTAQGLENLPANGRFIFASNHPLGGLDGLILLSEMQKHFPDIKFVVNDLLMNLDQLSGLFVPVNKHGGQNIDYVRRIENTYASTAQVLYFPAGLCSRRIGTAIMDLEWKKSFVSKAIKHQRDIVPIFFEGRNSNFFYNLARVRKFFGIKANIEMLYLVDEMFRQKGKAINLIVGEPIPYTTFTKEKTPQDWALFIRKKAYALKNSGKKQQRFNDGV; translated from the coding sequence ATGGGGCAAACCGAAAATACGGATAGCGTTGCCAAAGATGCTTCCGCCAACTTTATCGACGTTGAAGGCCTTATTGCCAAGAAGAGTCCGAAGCTTTTAAAGATGCTCCCCAAATGGTTGATTCGCTACCTTAAGCGAATCGTGCATCAGGACGATTTGAACGGCATGATCCGCCGTCTGGGACACCTTCAAGACATTGAGTTTGTAAACGCTTGCCTTGCCGACATGGGGATAAGCTACACCGCACAGGGGCTGGAGAACCTACCCGCCAATGGTCGATTCATATTCGCCTCCAACCACCCGCTTGGGGGCCTCGATGGCTTAATTCTGCTTAGCGAAATGCAAAAGCACTTCCCCGATATAAAGTTCGTGGTAAACGATCTGCTCATGAACCTCGATCAGCTTTCGGGGCTCTTTGTCCCTGTAAATAAGCATGGCGGGCAAAACATCGACTACGTACGCCGCATTGAGAATACCTACGCCTCCACGGCGCAAGTTCTTTACTTCCCCGCCGGCCTTTGCTCCCGCCGAATTGGCACCGCTATCATGGACTTGGAGTGGAAGAAGAGTTTTGTGTCCAAGGCAATAAAGCACCAGCGCGACATAGTACCTATATTCTTTGAGGGACGCAACTCCAATTTTTTCTACAATTTGGCGCGCGTTCGCAAATTCTTCGGCATCAAAGCGAACATTGAGATGCTTTACCTTGTTGATGAAATGTTTCGGCAAAAGGGAAAGGCCATAAACCTTATTGTAGGTGAACCAATCCCTTACACCACTTTTACTAAGGAAAAAACGCCCCAGGATTGGGCTCTCTTTATACGAAAAAAGGCTTATGCGCTAAAGAACTCCGGCAAAAAACAGCAGCGGTTCAATGATGGCGTATAA
- a CDS encoding division/cell wall cluster transcriptional repressor MraZ produces the protein MTTFIGDYVCKVDEKGRVLLPAAFKKQLAASSTPDNFVVKKDIFEKCLVLYPGEEWERQCAIIRASVNPYNKQHNLFLREFFRGTAEVQLDSGGRLLLPKRLLETIEAGKELVLAGQDGKIEIWDKERYEKVSQPEQDFAALAESILGGINQ, from the coding sequence ATGACAACTTTTATAGGCGATTATGTATGCAAGGTTGATGAGAAGGGGCGGGTTTTACTACCGGCGGCCTTCAAAAAGCAGCTTGCCGCCTCGTCTACGCCCGATAACTTCGTTGTAAAGAAAGACATTTTTGAGAAATGTTTGGTGCTATACCCGGGAGAGGAGTGGGAGCGTCAGTGCGCAATAATTCGCGCATCGGTGAACCCTTACAATAAGCAGCACAACCTGTTTTTGCGGGAATTCTTCAGGGGAACGGCCGAGGTGCAACTCGATTCGGGAGGCCGATTGCTGCTGCCCAAACGGTTGCTCGAAACCATTGAAGCGGGCAAGGAGTTGGTGTTGGCAGGGCAGGATGGCAAGATTGAGATATGGGATAAGGAGCGTTACGAGAAGGTAAGCCAACCTGAACAAGATTTTGCAGCGCTTGCAGAGAGTATTTTAGGAGGTATTAATCAATAA
- the mraY gene encoding phospho-N-acetylmuramoyl-pentapeptide-transferase has translation MLYHLFNYLQQFNFPGARLFHYLSFRSALAIIISLLFTLFFGKVIIRYLQRSQIGEEIRDLGLEGQMQKRGTPTMGGLIILAAILIPTLLLADLTNVYILLLIATTIWMGAVGFADDYIKVFRKNKAGLSGKMKILGQVILGLMVGLTLYMSNDVVVREKTSMTTPGSEVQVVSTMDATEQRTVFLGPEKKTTQTTIPFVKNNEFDYADILFFLPHETAEKWSWLVFVAACIFIITAVSNGANLTDGLDGLATGVSAIIGVTLGIFAYLSGNVIFADYLHIMYIPHSGELVVFVAALIGATVGFLWYNSYPAQVFMGDTGSLALGGIIAVFAIMVRKELLIPILCGVFFVESISVMLQVSYFKHTKRKYGEGRRLFLMSPLHHHYQKKGYPEPKIVTRFWIIAIMLAVVTIVTLKIR, from the coding sequence ATGTTATACCATCTATTCAACTATCTACAGCAGTTCAATTTCCCGGGAGCACGGTTGTTTCACTACCTATCCTTCCGGTCGGCATTGGCTATTATTATCTCCTTGCTATTTACGCTGTTCTTTGGCAAGGTCATAATTCGCTACTTACAACGCTCTCAAATTGGAGAGGAAATTCGCGATTTGGGTCTGGAAGGGCAAATGCAGAAAAGGGGGACTCCTACCATGGGTGGTTTGATTATCCTTGCTGCCATTTTAATCCCAACCCTTCTGTTGGCCGATTTAACCAACGTATACATTTTGCTGCTTATTGCTACCACCATTTGGATGGGGGCTGTAGGTTTTGCCGACGATTATATAAAGGTATTCCGCAAGAATAAGGCGGGCTTATCGGGAAAGATGAAAATCCTTGGACAGGTGATCTTAGGCCTGATGGTAGGCTTAACGCTTTACATGAGCAACGATGTGGTGGTTCGCGAAAAGACCTCCATGACCACCCCCGGTTCCGAAGTGCAAGTGGTTTCCACCATGGATGCTACAGAGCAGCGCACTGTTTTCCTAGGCCCCGAAAAGAAAACAACCCAAACGACTATACCGTTTGTAAAAAACAACGAGTTCGATTACGCCGATATTCTCTTTTTTCTACCTCACGAAACAGCCGAAAAGTGGTCGTGGTTGGTGTTTGTGGCTGCCTGTATCTTTATTATTACTGCAGTTTCGAACGGAGCAAACCTCACCGATGGGCTGGATGGGTTGGCCACCGGGGTCTCGGCCATTATTGGTGTCACCTTGGGGATATTTGCCTACTTATCGGGTAACGTAATTTTTGCCGATTACCTTCACATAATGTATATCCCGCATTCGGGGGAATTGGTTGTGTTTGTTGCTGCATTAATTGGCGCAACGGTGGGATTTCTCTGGTATAACTCTTACCCCGCTCAAGTATTTATGGGCGATACGGGCAGTTTAGCCTTAGGCGGAATTATTGCTGTTTTCGCCATCATGGTGCGCAAGGAGTTGCTTATTCCAATATTGTGCGGCGTATTCTTTGTCGAAAGTATATCGGTAATGCTTCAGGTATCATATTTCAAGCATACTAAACGTAAATATGGAGAAGGGCGTAGGCTGTTTCTTATGTCTCCCTTGCATCACCACTATCAGAAGAAAGGTTATCCAGAACCAAAGATTGTTACGCGCTTCTGGATCATTGCCATTATGTTAGCTGTAGTTACCATTGTTACACTAAAGATTCGCTAA
- a CDS encoding FtsW/RodA/SpoVE family cell cycle protein: protein MKTALPTYFKGDRIIWMVAFLLMIVSLLVVYSATGTLAYRFKEGNTTYYFLKQLMFLGVGFMIMYFAHLMPYRLFSKFGKILLYASIPLLLFTLLFGANLNQASRWLVIPGLGFTIQTSDLAKLALIIFVSKMLAQKQDQIKDFKGTFLPLIAHIGIVCLLILPANFSTAALLGLVCMLLLFIGRISMKHLGMLVGIAVVAFGLFILIASKTSQGGRIGTWQSRIERFVGSKDGGPGYQVEQGKIAIATGGIFGKGPGNSTQRNYLPHPYSDFIYAIIIEEYGIVGGVIVLFLYLFLLFRAGVIVRKSKRTFPAFLAVGLTLMLVFQALVNMAVAVHLFPVTGQPLPMVSMGGSSLLFTSLALGIILSVSRSMEEAENDKKIEEDGIKANS, encoded by the coding sequence GTGAAAACAGCACTGCCAACATACTTTAAGGGCGACAGAATTATCTGGATGGTTGCCTTCTTGCTGATGATAGTATCACTGCTGGTTGTCTATTCGGCTACTGGTACGCTTGCTTATCGTTTCAAGGAGGGAAATACTACCTATTACTTTCTGAAGCAGCTGATGTTTTTGGGTGTAGGGTTCATGATTATGTATTTTGCTCACCTGATGCCTTATCGCCTTTTCTCCAAGTTTGGCAAAATACTTCTGTATGCTAGCATTCCGCTACTGTTGTTTACCTTGCTCTTTGGTGCAAATCTTAACCAAGCATCGCGGTGGCTGGTGATTCCTGGTTTGGGCTTTACTATTCAAACCTCCGACTTGGCAAAGCTTGCCCTAATAATCTTTGTCTCAAAGATGTTGGCGCAAAAGCAAGATCAAATAAAAGACTTTAAGGGAACTTTTCTTCCGCTCATTGCACATATTGGGATTGTTTGCCTGCTCATTTTGCCTGCAAACTTTTCGACTGCAGCCTTATTGGGGTTAGTCTGTATGCTACTTCTTTTCATTGGTCGCATCAGCATGAAGCATTTGGGTATGCTGGTGGGGATTGCAGTTGTAGCGTTTGGACTGTTTATTCTTATTGCCTCAAAAACCTCTCAAGGAGGTCGTATTGGTACTTGGCAGAGCCGTATCGAACGCTTTGTGGGTTCGAAGGATGGAGGTCCAGGATACCAAGTGGAGCAGGGAAAGATCGCTATTGCTACTGGCGGTATTTTTGGCAAGGGTCCTGGAAATAGCACACAGCGAAATTATTTACCTCACCCATACTCCGACTTTATTTATGCCATTATAATTGAAGAATATGGAATAGTAGGCGGCGTAATTGTATTATTCCTATATCTGTTTCTGCTCTTTAGGGCGGGCGTAATTGTCCGAAAAAGTAAGCGAACGTTCCCTGCCTTTTTAGCGGTAGGACTCACCTTAATGCTTGTATTTCAGGCATTGGTGAACATGGCTGTGGCGGTACACCTCTTTCCCGTTACAGGGCAGCCATTGCCAATGGTTAGTATGGGAGGTAGTTCTCTTCTCTTTACCAGCTTAGCTCTAGGGATTATATTGAGCGTGAGCCGTAGTATGGAAGAGGCCGAAAATGATAAAAAAATTGAAGAAGATGGGATTAAGGCTAATAGTTAG
- a CDS encoding UDP-N-acetylmuramoyl-L-alanyl-D-glutamate--2,6-diaminopimelate ligase, whose product MATKLNDILKQVAVLEVKGQTSITIEGIIFDSRKAAEGMLFVAVKGTQADGHAYIADVVKRGVKAVVCETLPEQLESEVTYIKVADTTEALGRLADAFYEFPSKELKLVGITGTNGKTTTATLLFNAVRSMGYKAGLLSTVANYIEDRVLDATHTTPDAVELNKLLREMVDEGCSYCFMEVSSHAIVQRRIAGLKFAGAVFSNITHDHLDYHKTFDEYIKAKKLFFDDLDASAFALTNTDDRNGKVMVQNTKASVHSYSLKSASDFKCKIIENDFDGMQLKIDGLEVWTRFIGEFNAYNLLAVYSTGILLGFAKEEMLTVLSAMTPVSGRFEYVRSKQKITAIVDYAHTPDALLNVVSTINKIRKPEQKFITVVGAGGNRDKTKRPVMARIAVENSDMVILTSDNPRNERAEDILDDMKAGIPEGSAAKVLVIVDRKEAIKTACAISRANDIILVAGKGHETYQEINGVKHHFDDKEVLREVFESI is encoded by the coding sequence ATGGCAACAAAACTCAACGATATACTCAAGCAGGTAGCTGTGTTGGAGGTAAAGGGCCAAACATCGATCACTATAGAGGGGATTATCTTCGATTCGCGTAAGGCGGCCGAGGGTATGCTTTTCGTTGCTGTTAAGGGAACTCAGGCCGACGGCCACGCCTATATTGCCGATGTGGTAAAGAGGGGTGTAAAGGCTGTGGTTTGCGAAACGTTGCCGGAGCAGTTGGAATCGGAGGTTACCTATATTAAAGTTGCCGATACTACGGAGGCCCTTGGTCGCTTGGCCGATGCCTTTTACGAATTTCCTTCGAAGGAGCTTAAGCTGGTAGGGATTACCGGAACCAATGGTAAAACCACCACTGCAACACTGCTGTTTAATGCCGTGCGATCGATGGGCTACAAGGCAGGATTACTCTCCACCGTTGCCAACTATATTGAAGATAGAGTCTTGGATGCCACCCATACTACTCCCGATGCCGTTGAGTTAAATAAGCTGCTTAGGGAGATGGTAGATGAGGGATGTAGCTACTGCTTTATGGAGGTTAGTTCGCACGCTATTGTGCAGCGACGCATTGCCGGGTTGAAGTTTGCCGGTGCAGTATTCAGCAACATTACCCACGATCACCTCGACTACCATAAGACCTTCGATGAGTATATCAAGGCCAAGAAGTTGTTTTTCGACGACCTCGACGCGTCTGCGTTTGCTCTTACCAACACCGATGACCGCAACGGCAAGGTGATGGTTCAAAATACAAAGGCATCGGTACATTCCTATTCGCTTAAATCGGCCTCCGACTTTAAGTGTAAGATTATTGAGAACGATTTTGACGGCATGCAGCTGAAGATTGATGGCTTGGAAGTATGGACTCGCTTTATTGGGGAGTTTAATGCCTACAACCTATTGGCCGTGTATTCCACTGGCATTCTTTTGGGATTTGCTAAGGAGGAGATGCTCACTGTGCTTAGCGCGATGACTCCTGTCTCGGGACGATTTGAATACGTTAGATCGAAGCAGAAGATTACCGCTATTGTAGATTACGCACACACTCCCGATGCCTTGCTGAACGTGGTTTCCACAATCAACAAGATTCGCAAGCCGGAGCAGAAGTTCATTACGGTGGTAGGTGCTGGCGGAAACCGAGACAAAACCAAGCGTCCTGTGATGGCTCGTATTGCCGTAGAGAATAGCGACATGGTAATTCTCACTTCCGATAATCCAAGAAATGAGCGTGCTGAGGATATCCTTGACGATATGAAGGCGGGAATCCCCGAAGGCAGTGCTGCCAAGGTATTGGTGATTGTGGATAGGAAGGAAGCAATTAAGACTGCTTGTGCCATATCCCGTGCCAACGATATTATTCTGGTTGCCGGGAAAGGTCATGAGACCTACCAGGAAATCAACGGGGTGAAACATCACTTCGACGACAAAGAGGTTTTGAGAGAAGTATTTGAAAGTATTTAA
- a CDS encoding penicillin-binding protein, translated as MAGSIKSDVVWRVAAVYFFVLMMGMLIIGKAIYIQFVEGPGLREKAQNITFRELAIEPSRGDILAMDGRLLSTSVPYYEVRIDLRAAGLTNEIFYDKVDSLAYCLARMFGDRSAYSYRSFLVNGRKHDKGSRYFMIHPRLVNYIELKRLMTFPILRLPKNVGGFMPVQVNRRIRTNDYLAARTIGGVNESGVAVGIEGSFNHELKGKAGLVLAQRIAGKTWIPVNSDEAISPEDGIDVVTTLDIDLQDVAQNALRKQLSAHNAEHGSVVLMEVETGEIRAIANLKRDSDGSYSEAYNYAIAESTEPGSTFKIASLIALLEDGYVDLDDSVDTENGRFLYFDKWIVDSHEGGLGKLSVQQVFELSSNVGVAKLMIKHYKGKETSFIDRLYSMKVNEPLNLQIKGEVPPEIKYPGDKYWSGVSLPMMSIGYEVRVTPLQTLTFYNAIANGGKMVKPLFVKELRKHGSTIRTFSTEVLTSSICNRSTLRKVRRILEGVVTDGTAKNLKNDTYSIAGKTGTAQIARGKGGYGYEGQKTYQASFVGYFPANDPKYSCIVVVSSPSNAVYYGNVVSGPIFKEIADKVYAKSLEWHEPLSRPSKAIDMPVSQGGYREDLQEVCNDLDIPVYDDGINTTWISTQGKGDYVEFKKRTIIQNLVPNVMDMGLKDALFLLENAGMRVNFSGHGAVVGQSIQSGTRVVKGSQIHITLR; from the coding sequence ATGGCAGGTTCAATTAAATCGGATGTAGTTTGGAGAGTAGCAGCAGTCTACTTCTTCGTGTTAATGATGGGGATGCTCATCATTGGCAAGGCTATTTACATCCAGTTTGTTGAGGGACCAGGACTACGTGAGAAGGCACAGAATATTACATTCAGAGAACTTGCTATTGAGCCCAGCCGTGGCGATATCTTGGCCATGGATGGTAGGTTGCTCTCCACCTCGGTGCCATACTACGAGGTGCGGATAGACCTTCGCGCAGCTGGATTGACCAACGAAATTTTCTACGACAAGGTTGACTCCTTGGCCTATTGCCTTGCTCGGATGTTTGGCGATAGATCGGCCTATAGCTACCGCTCCTTTTTGGTGAATGGAAGGAAGCACGATAAGGGATCGCGCTACTTTATGATTCATCCTCGGCTGGTAAACTATATTGAATTAAAGCGGCTTATGACCTTTCCTATTCTTCGGTTACCGAAGAATGTAGGGGGATTTATGCCTGTTCAGGTCAATCGACGGATTCGAACCAACGACTACTTGGCGGCGCGAACCATTGGAGGCGTTAACGAAAGCGGTGTTGCGGTTGGTATTGAAGGCTCCTTCAACCATGAGTTAAAGGGAAAAGCTGGATTGGTATTGGCCCAGCGTATTGCAGGAAAGACTTGGATTCCCGTAAATAGCGATGAGGCAATCAGCCCTGAGGATGGGATTGATGTGGTTACTACGCTCGATATCGACCTTCAGGACGTAGCACAAAACGCATTGCGCAAGCAGCTTTCGGCACATAATGCCGAGCATGGCTCAGTAGTCCTTATGGAAGTGGAAACCGGTGAAATACGCGCCATTGCAAACCTTAAGCGTGACAGCGATGGAAGCTATTCCGAGGCATACAACTACGCTATTGCGGAAAGCACCGAACCCGGCTCTACATTCAAAATTGCCTCGTTGATTGCACTGCTCGAAGATGGATATGTGGATCTCGATGATTCCGTGGATACGGAAAATGGGCGGTTCCTTTACTTCGACAAGTGGATCGTTGATTCCCATGAGGGCGGGCTAGGAAAACTTTCGGTGCAGCAGGTGTTTGAACTTTCGTCGAATGTGGGCGTAGCCAAGCTCATGATTAAGCACTACAAGGGTAAGGAGACAAGCTTCATCGATAGGCTATATAGCATGAAGGTGAATGAGCCGCTCAACCTTCAGATAAAGGGTGAGGTTCCTCCCGAAATTAAGTATCCAGGCGATAAGTATTGGTCGGGTGTTTCGCTACCCATGATGTCTATAGGTTACGAAGTGAGGGTTACTCCCCTACAAACGCTCACCTTTTATAATGCAATTGCTAATGGTGGCAAAATGGTGAAGCCTTTATTCGTTAAGGAGTTACGTAAGCACGGCAGCACTATCCGGACATTTAGTACTGAGGTATTGACCTCAAGCATTTGTAATCGCTCCACGCTGCGTAAGGTGAGGCGTATTCTCGAAGGAGTGGTAACCGATGGCACGGCCAAGAATCTTAAAAACGATACCTACTCAATAGCCGGAAAAACAGGTACGGCTCAAATCGCACGGGGAAAGGGTGGTTATGGTTACGAGGGACAGAAGACCTATCAGGCTTCATTTGTAGGTTATTTTCCTGCCAACGATCCTAAGTATAGCTGCATTGTGGTGGTTAGTTCCCCAAGTAATGCGGTATACTACGGAAATGTGGTTTCGGGGCCAATCTTTAAGGAGATTGCCGATAAGGTTTATGCCAAGAGTCTGGAGTGGCACGAACCACTGAGCCGACCAAGCAAAGCAATTGATATGCCAGTTTCGCAGGGCGGTTATCGTGAAGACCTTCAAGAGGTATGTAACGATTTGGATATTCCCGTTTACGACGATGGGATTAACACCACATGGATCAGCACCCAAGGCAAGGGCGATTATGTGGAGTTCAAAAAGCGCACCATAATACAAAACTTAGTACCAAACGTAATGGATATGGGGTTAAAGGACGCTCTCTTTCTGCTCGAGAATGCAGGCATGCGGGTAAACTTCTCGGGACATGGGGCGGTTGTTGGTCAGTCGATACAGTCGGGAACAAGGGTAGTTAAAGGAAGTCAAATTCATATAACGCTTAGGTAA
- a CDS encoding FtsL-like putative cell division protein, whose amino-acid sequence MVAKEKPVEFEKDPDEEPKKGSKKSNPLKGLMTGNMLAKEPFVKQIPYLGFIVLLTVLYIGNRFRTERIVSESEKLRKEVVNLRSESITTAAELMNISRQTEVARMVRDNGIDLEESVKPPRTIKKSIW is encoded by the coding sequence ATGGTTGCGAAGGAAAAGCCAGTAGAATTTGAGAAGGACCCCGACGAGGAGCCCAAGAAAGGGTCAAAGAAGTCGAATCCGCTAAAGGGTTTAATGACCGGCAACATGCTGGCCAAAGAGCCATTTGTTAAGCAGATTCCCTACCTCGGATTCATTGTGCTGTTGACGGTATTATACATTGGTAACCGTTTTCGCACCGAGCGGATCGTTAGCGAGAGCGAAAAGTTGCGAAAAGAGGTGGTGAACCTTCGCTCCGAGAGTATAACAACGGCTGCTGAACTTATGAATATTAGCCGGCAAACGGAAGTGGCGCGCATGGTAAGGGATAATGGAATCGATTTGGAAGAATCGGTTAAACCACCTAGAACGATAAAGAAGTCGATTTGGTAA
- the rsmH gene encoding 16S rRNA (cytosine(1402)-N(4))-methyltransferase RsmH codes for MSYHVPVLLKESVDALGIKPGGVYVDLTFGGGGHSGEILHRLDSRGKLYAFDQDPDAHKNKPDDERLTLIRGNFKYMRGYLRQQGIEEVDGILADLGISSHHIDTPERGFSFRFEGDLDMRMNTAAILSAKEVINSYPHETLTRIFRDYGEVDKPHRVAGLITAARESGPINTVEEFIRVLEPQTPKMQENKFLAKVFQAIRIEVNGEMDSLALMLEQSGKMLRPGGYLAVITYHSLEDRLVKNYMKTGNVEGVADKDFFGKVTNPFVLVTRKPIEPSEEENNRNTRARSARLRVVQKV; via the coding sequence ATGAGCTACCATGTTCCTGTTCTTTTAAAGGAGAGCGTGGATGCTCTTGGCATAAAACCCGGGGGTGTTTACGTGGACCTCACCTTTGGTGGTGGTGGTCATTCGGGGGAGATTCTCCATCGGCTCGATAGCCGTGGGAAGCTTTATGCGTTCGATCAAGACCCAGATGCACATAAGAATAAGCCCGATGATGAGCGGTTAACGCTTATCCGAGGCAACTTTAAGTATATGCGCGGATATCTCCGTCAGCAAGGAATTGAGGAGGTGGATGGTATTCTAGCCGATCTAGGCATTTCGTCGCACCATATTGATACACCCGAGCGGGGATTTTCCTTCCGCTTTGAGGGTGATTTGGATATGCGGATGAATACCGCAGCCATTCTCTCGGCCAAAGAGGTGATAAACAGCTATCCACACGAAACATTAACCCGGATATTTAGGGATTATGGCGAGGTGGACAAGCCGCATCGGGTGGCGGGATTGATAACTGCCGCAAGGGAGTCGGGCCCCATCAACACCGTGGAGGAGTTCATACGGGTGCTTGAGCCTCAGACTCCCAAAATGCAGGAGAATAAATTCTTGGCCAAAGTATTTCAGGCCATTAGAATCGAAGTGAATGGAGAGATGGATAGCCTGGCGCTGATGCTCGAGCAATCGGGTAAAATGTTACGTCCGGGCGGTTACTTGGCGGTAATTACCTACCATTCACTCGAGGATAGGCTTGTAAAAAACTATATGAAGACGGGGAATGTTGAGGGGGTTGCCGACAAAGATTTCTTTGGAAAGGTTACCAACCCATTTGTGCTGGTAACCCGCAAGCCCATTGAACCCTCGGAGGAGGAGAATAACCGGAACACTCGGGCGCGCAGTGCTCGATTACGGGTAGTTCAAAAAGTGTAA